CGCGGTACGCGGGCAGGCCGCGCGCGTCGGTCGGCAGCGACCGGGGCTTGGTGTACTGGCCGGCGACCCGGGCCACCTTGACCACCGGCAGCGACGCGCCGTAGGTCAGCACGATGGCCATCTGGAGCAGGGTCCGGGCGTTGGCCAGCAGGTGGCTCTCGGTGTTGTCGGCGAAGGTCTCCGCGCAGTCACCACCCTGGAGCAGGAACGCCTTGCCCTCGCAGACCAGCGCGAGCCGCTGCCGGAGCTGGTCGACCTCGTAGGGGGCGACCACCGACGGCACGGTGTCGAGGACCTTGCAGACCTCGGCGACCGCGGTCTGGTCCGGCCAGGGCGGGGTCTGCGCGCGCGGGAGGTCCCGCCACCGGTCCAGGCCGAGGGCGGCGTCCTCGGCGGAGTCGACGGTCGGTCGGCTGGTCTGCAGCCCCGGGCTACCCACGGCGGGGTGACTCAACTGGTGCCACTCATGGCGCATGACAGAAAGCGTACGGCGACGGTGCGACCGCCCGATCGCCGAGGGGGATGGTTCCGGCAGATGGGAGACGACCGACACACCCGGGAGCGGGTCAGCCGCTGGCGGTCGGCGTGGGCGTGCTGCCGCCCGGCGCCTCACCGGCGATGCACCAGTCGGCACCGCTGCGGGTGACGGTGAACAGCAGGGCACGGGCGGTCTGTCGGGCGCCGACGGCGACCGTGACGGAGGTGCTGACCTCCTGCCCGCGTGCACCGGAGCGGACGTCGGTGATGGTGGCCCCGCGCACCGTGAAGTGGTCGGCGAAGTCGCCGTTCGGGCCGGTGGCGTTGGCGTCGAAGGCGGTCTGCAGGGGCGCGCAGAGCTGGCTGCGACCGGCGGCCACGTCCTTGGCGGTCATCGCGTCGAGGTACGCCTGCACCCGCTCGCGGGACTTCGCGGCGGCCTCCTCGGCGGGGGCCCGCGCCGCGCCGGTGGCCGGGGTGCCCGCCTTGTCGTCGTCCCCGCAGCCGGCCAGGGCGAACGGCAGGAGCGCCAGCGCGGCGACCGCGACGGCCGTGCTGCGCGGCGGCTGGCTCATCGGTCGTCCCATGAGCGGCGAGTGTGTCACACCGCCGGCGGACCGGGCAGGGGCCCCCGGCCGGTGCCCGCGCAGCCGGGCGGGGAGGGACCGGTGCGTGGTCCCTCCCCGCCGTGTGGGTGGTGCGTCGGCGCTCGGCTCAGCCGAGTCCGCCCTTGATGGCGCCGATCAGCTCGCCGTTGCTGGTGTCACCGGAGAGCTCCCAGAAGAAGGCGCCACCGAGGCCCTGGTTCTTCGCGTACGTCATCTTTCCGCCGATGGTGGACGGGGTGTCGTAGCTCCACCAGTTGCTGCCGCACTTGGCGTACGCGGTGCCGGCGACGGTGCCGGTGGCCGGGCAGCTGTTCTTGAGCACCTTGTAGTCCTCGATGCCCTGCTCGTAGGTGCCCGGGGCGGGGCCGGTGGCGGTGCCACCAGGGGTCGCCTGGGTCACCCCGGTCCAGCCCCGGCCGTAGAAGCCGATGCCGAGCAGCAGCTTGTTCGCCGGGACGCCCTTGGCCTTGAGCTTCTGGATCGCCGCGTCGGACCAGAAGCCCTGCTGCGGGATGCCGGTGTACGAGGTGAGCGGCGAGTGCGGCGCGGTGGGACCCTGGGCGGCCCAGGCGCCGAAGTAGTCGTAGGTCATCGGCATCAGCCAGTTCAGGTTCGACGCGGCACCGGCGTAGTCGGTGGCGTCGATCTTGCCGCCGGTGCTGCCGTCGGCGGTGATCGCCGCGGTGACCAGGAAGCTCGCGCCGAACTTGGCGCGCAGCGCCCCGATCACGTTCTTGAAGGCGTTCGGGCCGCTGGTGTCGCACTGGAGGCCGCAGGCGTTCGGGTACTCCCAGTCGATGTCGATGCCGTCGAAGACGTCCGCCCAGCGCGGGTCCTTGATCAGCGCGTAGCAGGAGTCGGCGAACGCGGCCGGGTTCTGCGCGGCCTGGGTGAAGCCGGCCGACCAGGTCCAGCCACCGAAGGACCAGATCACCTTCAGGTTGGGGTACATCTTCTTGAGCTTGCGGAGCTGGTTGAAGTTGCCGCGCAGCGGCTGGTCCCAGGTGTCGGCCACCCCGTCGACGCTGTCCGCCGCGGTGTACGCCTTGTCGTAGTCGGCGTAGCTGTCACCGATGCTGCACCGGCCGCCGGTGGTGTTGCCGAAGGCGTAGAGCAGGTGGGTCATCTTCGCCGCCGACCCGCTGGTGTGCACATTCTTCACGTGGTAGTTGCGGCCGTAGACGCCCCACTCGGTGAAGTAGCCGACGACCTTCTTGTCCCCGCTCGGCGGCGGCGGGGTGGTGGTGGGCGGCGTGGTGGGTGAGGTGGTCGGCGAGACCGTGGGCGACACGGTCGGCGAGGCGGTGGGCGAGGTGGTCGGCGAGGGCGCGGTGGTGGTCGGGGTGCCGCCGCCGGCGCAGGACGCGCCGTTGACGGTGCAGTTCAGCGGCGCGGCGTACGGGCCGGTGCCGTTGTAGCCCCAGCTGAAGCTGGTGCCCGGGGCGAGCGGCCCGGCCCAGCTCTTCTTGACCGCGACGTAGTGGTTGCCGCTGCTGGTGACGTCGGCGTCCCAGGAACTGCTGATGGTGGTGCCGGACGGCAGGTCGAACTCGATGCGCCAGGTGTCGACGCTGGCGCTGGTGCCGTTGGTGACGGTCACCTTCGCCTCGTGACCGGTCCCCCAGTCCTGCGCCTTGGCGAACGTGGCGGTCACGGTGCCGGCGGCGGACGCGGTGGTCATCGGCACCGCCGCGACCGCCAGCGCGACCACGGCACCGGCCCAGAGGGCCCGGCGGAGCGATCTCTTCATGTGGCGTCTCCCCAAACAGTTAGGAAACTTTCCAGATTGATTGCTGAGACGCTACTCACGGCGTCATCACTTAGTCAAGATGTGCATCCGTCGATTTCTCCGGCTGCCGCCGACCCGCCGCTCCCGGCGCGTAGCCTCGCCCCATGAGCGTTTTCGACATCGAGATCGACGCCCTCTCGGGCGGTCCCGCGGACCTCGCGCGCTACCGCGGCCGGGCGCTGCTGGTGGTCAACGTCGCCTCCCGCTGCGGCCTGACCCCGCAGTACGCCCTCCTGCAGGCCCTGGCCGAGGAGTACGCCGACCGCGGCCTGACCGTGCTCGGGGTGCCGTGCAACCAGTTCGGCGGCCAGGAGCCCGGCACGGCCGACGAGATCAGCGACTTCTGCCAGGTCAACTATGGCGTGACCTTCCCGCTGACGGAGAAGGTGGACGTCAACGGGCCGGACCGGCACCCGCTCTACACGGCCCTGGTGTCCACCCCGGACGCCGACGGGCACACCGGGGACATCCGGTGGAACTTCGAGAAGTTCCTGGTCGCGCCCGACGGCACGGTGGCGGCCCGGTTCGCCCCGACGGTCGCCCCGGACGACCCGCAGCTGCGCGCCGCGGTCGAGAAGGTCCTGCCGGCCTGACCGACGGGCCGGGACGGAACAGGGACGGGCCCGGGGCGTCGCCGCGCCCCGGGCCCGTCGGCCGGTCTCCGGTCAGCCGCAGCGCTGACCGTTGAGGGTGAAGGCGGTCGGCGCCGGGTTGCTGCCGGTCCAGGTGCCGTTGAAGCCGATGCTGGTGGTGGCGCCGGGGGCGAGCCGGCCGTTGTAGCTGAGGTTCTCCGCGGTGACGCCCACCCCGCTCTGCTTCCAGGTCGCCGACCAGCCCTGGCCGACCTGCTGCCCGGCGGTCGGGAAGTCGAAGCCGAGCTTCCAGCCGTCGATCGCGGTGCTGCCGGTGTTCTTGATCGTCACGGTGGCGGTGAAGCCGCCCGGCCAGCTGTTCGCCGCGTAGCTCACCGCGCAGCCGCCGGTCGGGGTGGTCGCCGGCGCGGTCCGCACGACCACGCCGGGCGAGGCCGCCGAGACGTTGCCCGCCGCGTCCCGCGCGGTCACCACGAAGGTGTACGAGGTGTCCGCCGTGAGCCCGGTGACGGTGTACGCGGTGCCGGTGGCGCTGCCGACCTTCACCGGGCCCGAGGCGTCCACGCGGTGCACGTCGTACCCGGTGACGCCGACGTTGTCGGTGGCCGGCGCCCAGCTCAGTGCCACGCTGTCGCTGGTGACCGTGCCGACCGTCGGCTTACCGGGGGCGGTGGGCGCCTGGGTGTCACCGGGCGTGGTGCCGCGCGGCAGCACCAGGTGGGTGATCGAGTTGGCCGGGAAGGTGGCGGTGAAGCCGGTGGCGGTCACCGGCTGGTCGGCCTGCCGGACGACGCCGGCCAGGTTCGCCGCGCTGTAGCGGTAGACCTGGGCCGTGCCGGCCGACGCTCCGGTGAGCGCGACCGGGCTGGTCAGGTCGTCACCGGACTTGTTGACGACGACCAGGGTGAGCGCCTTGTCGCTGGCGCGCTCGGCCGCGTACACGGCGAGCTTCTCCTGGTCGGCGCTGGTGGCCCGGACGGAGGTCTCGCCGAACGCGCCGCCGGCGCCGTCGTAGTTGCGGTAGATCCGGAAGGCGTTAGCGACCGGCTGGTCGGACTTCGGCGCGGTCCACAGGTTGGCCAGGTCCAGGCCCTCCCGGCCGAAGATGCCGAGCACGTCCGCCTCGGCCAGCGCCCCGTTCATCGACCCGTACGCGCCCCAGTTGTACTCGGTCATCGCGATCTTCGTGCCCGGGTAGTGCTGGTCGACCAGCTCGCGCATCCGGGGGATGAACCGGACCGGCTTGTTGATCCAGCTCTCGTCCACGTAGGTCGGGTCCCAGAGCTGCCGGGTGGAGCGCAGCCGCAGCGCCTGGGTGGTCGCGTCGCCGGCCGCGTCGCCGAACACGCCGGACTGCTGCGGGTAGAGGTGGATGTCGAAGTAGTCCAGGATGCGGGTGCCGTGCTGCTGCTCGTAGGCGCGCATCTGGTCCAGGTACCACGGGCCGAGGTCCTGGCCGCCGTGCGCCGCCTTGTCCGGCGGGTTCGACCAGCACCCGGTACGCGAGCAGGTGTCCTGGTCCAGGCCGGAGTAGAAGATCGAGTTGAGCCCCCAGCCGACCGGGCCGAGGGTCTTCGCCTGCGGGTCGGCGGCCTTGATCGCCGCGGCGTACTGGTAGGTGCGGTCGCGCAGTTCGTCGTAGCCGAGGCCGGTCGGCCGGACGTCCCGGTGGGTGGAGTGCCACAGGTCCGGCTCGTTGTCCAGGTTGTAGAACTGGACACCACCGTTCGCCGCCGAGCCGAACTGTCCCTTGAGGTGGGTCATCCAGTCGGTGACGTACTCCGGGCCGACCGCGACGCTGGTGTCCTTCGGGTCGTTGCCGGTCACCAGGCTGCCGTCCGGCTTCTTCCCGTTGCCGCAGTCGGGCGACCACGGGTCGGTGGACTGCTGGGCGCCGTACTTGGCGACGCTGAAGGCACAGGCCTTCGCCCGATCCTTGGCCACCCAGCCGATCATCGGCACGGTCATGATCGTCGCGGTGCCGGTGGCCTTGTTCTCGGCCACGAACCGGTCGGTCTCCGAGCCCTTGGGCAGGCTCGCCGGGTCAGGGTTGTCGTTGGGGATGTTCTCGAAGTACCAGTCACCGGCCCGGTTGCTGGTGTCGGCACGGAAGTTGTAGCGGGTGGTGGCGTTGCCGCCGTAGCGGTCCACCGGCAGCCGGAGGTCCCGGGCCAGGGCCTCGTCGGCGAAGTTCATGCCGTAGATGTAGGGGCTGATCTGGTGCCGACCCGTGGTGGCGTCGACGGTCAGGGCCGGTCCGGGGCCGGCGGCCAGGGCGGGTGCGGGCAGGGCCAGGCCGCCGAGCGCGACGACCAGGGTGACCGGGAGCAGTGCTGTGGTGGGACGCACGAGCTTTCCTCTCGGGGTTGATCGGAGCTCGCCGATGGGAGCGCTTCCACAGGATCACGCTTTCCCGCACTCCGGTCAATCCCGTCCGGCCCCACCCGGACCCCGTCGACACGCTTCGATCACCGCTGTTCAGGCGGTTTGCGCCGGAGGATTTTTTTTGCGGCCACGCGGACGGGCCGCGCCGACCCGCAGGTCGACGCGGCCCGGAGCCGGCCGACGGTCAGCCGGCGGCGTTGCGGAAGACCGGGTAGTAGCCACCGGACTGCCCGGCGGCGGTCGGGTGGTAGGAGATGCCGATGTTCAGGTAGTTCAGCGCGTGCAGCCACTTGGTGCCGTAGCTGCACAGCTGGTGACCGACGAAGATCGACCGGACGTCGGCGAAGGTGAAGCCGGCCGAGCCGGCGGCGGTCCGGGTGATGTCGTCCACCAGGTTGATGCCCTCGTTGATCTTCGCGCGGGAGGTCGCGCTGAGCCCGGCGCAGAGCGTGCCGAGCTGGTAGAAGACCGGGTAGCCGACGACCACGACCCGCGCGGAGGGCGACCGGGAGCGGATCCCGTTGTAGACGTTCGCGAGCCGGGTGGCCAGGAAGCTGCGGGCGTTGTTCTCCGCCGTCTGCACGGCGGCCACGCACGCGGTCTCCCCCTGCAGCACGCAGGTGGTCATGATGCTGGCGAAGCCGACGTCGTTGCCGCCGATGGTGACGCTGACCAGGGTGGTGGTCGAGGAGAGCGCGGAGAGCTGGTTGTTGATGACGTCGCTGGTGGTCGCCCCGGAGCACGCCACCGAGCGGTAGGAGGCGGGCTTGATGTTGGCGTTGTAGAGCGCCGGATAGGCGTTGGTGCTGCGCTGGCAGGAACCACTCTCGGTGGTGTAGCTGTCCGCGCCGACACCGGAGGCGTACGAGTCGCCGAGGGCGACGTAGCGGTCGGTGGCGGCGGCCTGGGCGGGCACGGCGAACGCCAGCATGGCGCCGAGGGACGTGGCCAGACTCAGGCCGAGGGTAGCAAGACGGGATCTCCGCACGTCGCACTCCTGGGGGTGGGAGGAGGTGGTGGTGGGAGATTGATATCAATAGATCACCAGCGCGCGGAAGATCATCGATTCGCAGGGACCGCTGATAGACGCGTATGGATACAAATCATTGCCGACCCAGAGCTATGGTTTGAAGGTTATTGCCCGGAAATGATCAACACTTGGCCGATCGACCGGCTAGGCTCCCGCCCATGCGGTTGGTGACGGGGGACGACATCACGACGGCCGAGCGACGCCTCGACGGGCGGGTGGTCCGTACCCCGTTGCTGGCGGCGCCGCTGCTCGGCGAGGAACTGGGCCTACGGGTCGCGGTCAAGGCGGAGAACCTCCAGCACACCGGCAGCTTCAAGACCCGCGGGGCCACCAACGCGCTGCTCGCCCGTGCCGAGCGCGCCGGCCTGCCGGCCGGGCTGGTGGCCTTCTCCGCGGGCAACCACGCGATCGCGGTGGCCTTCGTCGGCCGGTCCTTCGGCCTGCCCACCGTGGTCTGCATGCCGCCCGGCGCCGTGCCGGGCAAGGTGGCGGAGGTCCGTCGTCTCGGTGCCGAGGCGGTGTTCACCGACGACCTGCTGGCCACGGCGCAGGCCGTCGCGGGCGAGCGGGGCTACCACCTGCTGCCACCCTTCGACGACCCGGACGTCATCGCCGGACAGGCCACCATCGGCCGCGAACTGCTCGCCGACGGGCCGGCCCCGGCGGTGGTGCTGGTGCCGGTCGGCGGTGGCGGCCTGATCAGCGGCATCGCGGCGGCCGTGAAGGAGACCTCCCCCGGCACCCGGATCATCGGCGTGGAGCCCGACGGCGCGAACGCCGTGTCGTACGCGTTGCGCACCGGCACGGCCACCCCGCCGGTCCGGCCGGCCTCGGTCGCCGACGGCCTGGCGGCCCCGTTCGCCGGGCGGCACACGCTGGCCCACATCCGGGCGCTGGTCGACGACGTGGTGGAGGTGCCGGAGGACTCCATCCTGCCCGCCTGGTCGGACCTGATCCGCGCGACGAAGCTGCTGGTCGAGCCGGCCGCCGCGGTGACCCTGGCCGCGCTGCGTGCGGGCCTGGTCGAGGTGTCACCCGGCGACCGGGTCGTCCTGGTCCTCAGCGGCGGAAACGTCGACCCGGCCCGACTCGCCACCCTCCGCTGAGGAGCCCCCGGCCCCGCCCCGGCCGGGCGGTGGACGGGTCCCTCGCCGGTGCCGCCCGGCCGGCCCGCCCGACCGGGCCCTCCGGACGCTACGAACCTGATGGCAGCGATGAATCACCCGTCGAGCGGGTGCGGCGGCGTGGTCAGACCGGGCGGCGCCCGGCGAAGCCGCACTCCGGCCGGTGGTACCAGCGCACGTCGGAGTCGCCCTCGAGCCAGCACCAGAGCACCGGGCGACCGTCGCGCTCCCCGGGGAAGTCCAGCAGCACCGGAGCGATCCCCTTCACCTGGATCCCGTGTCTGTGCAACTCGTCCACGACAGCGTGCAGCCGGGCCTCGAGGGCCTTCACCTCGGCCAGCCCGCCGAGCACGCTGACCCCGTGGTCGGCCAGGTCGACCCGCAGCTCGGCCAGGTCGGCCCGGAGCCGGATCAGCTCGTCGACGCGCGGGCGCAGGGTGGCCACCAGATGGCGCGCCTGGGCGAGAGTGAACACGCGGCCAGTATGCGGCACCGAGATGTCCCCGCCCGCGCCGCCGCCCCACCCCCGGGATCGTGCTCGATCCTGCATCCAGTGGAATCGCGGCTGCCCGGAGGCCACTCGATCCCGGGTCGAGCCCGATCCGGCAAGGGTCGGGCCGGTGTGGGTCAGTCGGCCTGGGCGGCGATCTCGCGGGCGCGGTCGCGGGCGGCCTCCAGCGCCGCCAGCATCGCCGCACGTACGCCGTGGTTCTCCAGCTCGCGGATGGCGGAGATGGTGGTGCCGGCCGGCGAGGTGACCGCCTCGCGGAGCTTGACCGGGTGCTCGCCGGAGTCGCGCAGCATGACCGCCGAGCCGATCGCGGTCTGCACGATCAGCTCGTGGGCCACCTGGCGGGGCAGGCCGAGCAGGATGCCCGCGTCGATCATCGCCTCGACCAGCAGGTAGAAGTAGGCCGGGCCGGAACCCGAGAGGGCGGTCACCGCGTCCTGCTGGGACTCGGGCACCCGGATGGTGGCGCCCAGCGGGGTGAACATCTCCTCGGCCAGCGCCAGGTGTTCGCCGGTGGCGTACGCGCCGGCCGAGATGGCACTCATCGCCTCGTCGACCAGCGACGGGGTGTTGGTCATCACCCGGACCACCGGGGTGCCCTCGGGCAGCCGCCGGTTGAAGAAGCTCGTCGGCAGGCCGGCGCAGAGCGAGATGACCAGCTTGTCCGGCGGCACCTTGGGGCCGATCTCGTCGAGCAGCGCCCCCGCGTCCTGCGGCTTGACGGAGACGGCGAGCACCGCCGCCTCGGCCACGGCGGTGAGGTTGTCCACCACCCGGACGCCGTACCGGGCGGTCAGTTCCTCGGCCCGGCTCGGCCGGCGGGCCGTGGCGAGCAGTCGCTCCACCGGCCAGCCCGAGCGCAGCAGCCCGGAGAGCATCAGCTCGCCGATCTTGCCCGCGCCGATCACCGCGACCGTGTGCACCCCGGGTGCCATGACGCCGTACCCCTCTCGGTCTCGCGGTGCGGCGCGGCGCTCCGCTGCGGAGCGCCGCGCCGCCTGCCCGTCGATCAGCTGCCGAAGAAGACCTCGGCCTCTTCGTACCGCTCCAGCGGGACGGTCTTCAGCTCGGCCGTGGCCTCGGCGAGCGGGACCCGGACGATGTCCGTGCTCTGCATCGCGACCATCTTGCCCCAGTCGCCCTCGTGCGCCGCGTCGATGGCCTGGAGGCCGAGCCGGGTGGCGAGCACCCGGTCGAAGGCGGTCGGCGTGCCACCGCGCTGGATGTGGCCCAGCACCACGGTGCGCGCCTCCTTGCCGGTCTTCGCCTCCAGCTGCTCGGCGAGCCACTGGCCGATGCCGCCGAGGCGGACGTGGCCGAAGGAGTCGAGCTCCTGGTTGTGCAGGACCATCTGGCCGTCGAGCGGCTGGGCGCCCTCGGCGACCACGACGATCGGGGCGTACTGGTGCTGGAAGCGCTTCTCGACGTACCCGGCGACCTGCTCGACGTCGAACTGCCGCTCGGGCAGCAGGATGACGTTGGCGCCGCCGGCCAGGCCGGCGTGCAGGGCGATCCAGCCGGCGTGCCGGCCCATCACCTCGACGACCAGGGTGCGGTGGTGGCTCTCGGCGGTGGTGTGCAGCCGGTCGATGGCCTCCATCGCGATGTTGACCGCGGTGTCGAAGCCGAAGGTGTAGTCGGTGGCGCCGAGGTCGTTGTCGATGGTCTTCGGCACGCCGACCACGTTGACGCCCAGCTCGTGGAGCTTGGTGGCCACCCCGAGGGTGTCCTCGCCGCCGATCGCGATCAGGGCGTCCACGCCCTGCGCGGCCAGGTTCTCCTTGATCCGCTCCACGCCGTTCTCGATCTTGAACGGGTTGGTGCGGGACGAGCCGAGGATGGTGCCGCCGCGCGGCAGGATGCCGCGGACCTCCGCGATGCCCAACGGCTTCGACAGACCCTCCAGCGGGCCCTTCCAGCCGTCCTGGAAGCCCACGAACTCGTGACCGTAGGTGGCGACGCCCTTGCGGACCACCGCCCGGATTACCGCGTTGAGACCTGGGCAGTCGCCGCCGCCGGTGAGCACGCCGATACGCATGATCCGCTCATCCTCCTGGAACATCAGGTAAAGCCCGGATAAGCCCCAGGATATGTGTCAGAACAGACCATCGGCGCCGTTGCCGGCCCGGGGCGGGCCGTCACTGCGAACTGTAGTCGGCGCGGGTGTCCGCCCACAGCGCGCCCCGGCCCGTCCCGAGCGTCGGACGAAGCTACCGGTCAGTAGCTGACCTCGTGGTTCTCCCCCGCCTGCGGCGGCTTCCCGGTCACCGCCGCCTTGGCGAAGCCGAGCAGGTTGACCACCGTGCTGTTCGGCGAGTCCCAGTACTCGGCGGAGCTGGCGTGCACCTTGATCAGGGTGATGCCGGGGGTGTCCAGGCCGTCCGGGAACCAGGTCTTCAGCAGCGGGTTCCACAACTGTTCGGCGCGCGCCCGGTCCCAGCCCTCCTGGGCCGTACCGGCCACCGACACCCAGGCGTGGTGCCGCTGGTCCGAGAAGCCGACGTTGACCTGGGGGTTCACCCGGATCTGGCGGACCTTGGCGGAATCGGCGAAGGCGAAGAACCACAGGTCGCCGTCGAAGTCGGCGGCCTGCAGACCCATCGGCCGGCTGACCAGTCGACCGTCCACGCCGGTGGTGGTCAGCAGGCAGATCCGGGCGTCCCGGATCAGCTCGGTCACCCGGGCCCGTGCCTCGGCGGCACTGCTCGGTTCGTTGCTCATGGCGGCACTCCCCCTCGGATCGGTTCGATGCCGAACCGTGCCCTGGGCAGAACCGGTCAAACCTGAACGAGACCGCTTTCCGGCCCGGTCACCGGGCGGTCATCGCCCGCCACCGGGCCAGGTTGTGCCGGGCGTCGACCAGGGCGTCGTGGCGCTCGGCCTCGGCATCCGGCAGCTTCGGCCGCCCCCGGTCGTCCCAGAGCTGCCGCAGCTCCTTGGTGAACCGGGGGATCTCCCGGGGCAGCGCCGTCATCGGCCCCCAGAGCTGGGCGAGCACCACGTGGTCGTACGCGGCGTACCAGGCCCAGAGTTCGATCTGCTCACCCGGGCGGTCCCGGACCGGTTCCAGGAGGAACTCGTGCAGCTCGTCCCGGATCCGCTCGCGGGAGCGCCAGGCCCGGTCGGCCGGGGAGGGCAGCTTGTCCAGGACGTTGCGGCGCACCCAGGGCACGGCCCGGGAGTCGTCGAACTCGGTGGAGACCGCGTAGAACTCGCGGCCGTACTCGTCGACGACACCGATCGAGACGAGGTCGACGATCCGGCCGTCCTCGATGAACTCGCAGTCGTAGAAGTAGCGGTAGACCATCCCGGTCATCCTCGTCCACCACCGGCGCCGGCCCGTCGGCGGGGGCCGCGTCGAGGTCGGGGCACTGCTGCGCCGCAGCTCGGCAGGGTCACGGAAGTGTCTCCAGGGGTGTACAGCACGCAACCGGGCCGTCATGATCTGATGTGTACCGCTACCGGACGCCGAACCGGTTCAGAACCTCGTACCGGGGGCTGTCAGGTTCACCCGGCTGCGAGTGTTGGTCCTTGACCGGGGAGGGGTTGGGCCGTGGAGATGCGCCTTCCGGAGCCGGGTGACGCGCTCACTGGCGTGGAGATGTTCGCCGGGCTCGAACCGGAGGTGCGGCAGCGGGTCATCGCCGCGGCGGTGCCGCGCACCTACCGCAAGGGTCAGCTGCTCTTCGTCGAGAACGACCCCGGCGAGTCGCTGATCGTGCTGCGCCGGGGGGCGGTCGCCGTCTTCCGTACCGCGCCGACGGGCGAGCGGGCGGTGCTGTCGGTGATCCGCCCGCCGGACGTGCTGGGCGAGGTCTCCCTGCTGGACGCCTCCACCCGGTCCGCCTCCGCCGAGGCGATCGAGGACTGCGCGGCGCTCGCGCTCTCCCGCCCGGCGTTCATGGAGCTGGTGCACTCCAACCCGCGCATCCTCGACGCGGTGATGCGCTCGCTGGGCGGCCTGATCCGCCGGCTCACCGAGCAGAACGCCGACCACGTCTTCCTCGACCTGCCCGGCCGGGTGGCCAAGACGCTGGTCCGGCTCGCCGGCGAGAGCCAGGCCCCGATGATCACCATCGAGCTCAACCAGAGCCAGCTCGCCGAGATGGCCGGCGGCTCCCGGCAGAGCGTCAACCAGGCGATCGGGTCCTTCGCCAGCCGTGGCTGGCTGCGTACCGAGGGGCGCCGGATCGTGGTGACCGACGTGGCCGCGCTGCGCCGCCGCGCCGGCATGAACGACCGCTGAGACGTACGCGAAAGGGGCCGGGCGCAGCGCGCGCCCGGCCCCTTTCGCGTCTTCCCGGCTCAGACCCCGGAGCTGCCCGGGCCCGCCCAGGAGGTGGTGCTGCCCGGGCCGGCCCACTCGGTGGTGTCCTTGCCGCCGCCGGACCCCTCGCTGACGATCCCGTCGGCCTGGAGGGCGGCGAGGGTGGCCGCGTCCACGTCGACCGACTCCCCCGCGGAGTGGTTGACGCCGTCCGCGTCGGTCCAGTCGCTCTCCAGCTTGACG
The Micromonospora sp. R77 DNA segment above includes these coding regions:
- a CDS encoding glycosyl hydrolase family 18 protein, which gives rise to MKRSLRRALWAGAVVALAVAAVPMTTASAAGTVTATFAKAQDWGTGHEAKVTVTNGTSASVDTWRIEFDLPSGTTISSSWDADVTSSGNHYVAVKKSWAGPLAPGTSFSWGYNGTGPYAAPLNCTVNGASCAGGGTPTTTAPSPTTSPTASPTVSPTVSPTTSPTTPPTTTPPPPSGDKKVVGYFTEWGVYGRNYHVKNVHTSGSAAKMTHLLYAFGNTTGGRCSIGDSYADYDKAYTAADSVDGVADTWDQPLRGNFNQLRKLKKMYPNLKVIWSFGGWTWSAGFTQAAQNPAAFADSCYALIKDPRWADVFDGIDIDWEYPNACGLQCDTSGPNAFKNVIGALRAKFGASFLVTAAITADGSTGGKIDATDYAGAASNLNWLMPMTYDYFGAWAAQGPTAPHSPLTSYTGIPQQGFWSDAAIQKLKAKGVPANKLLLGIGFYGRGWTGVTQATPGGTATGPAPGTYEQGIEDYKVLKNSCPATGTVAGTAYAKCGSNWWSYDTPSTIGGKMTYAKNQGLGGAFFWELSGDTSNGELIGAIKGGLG
- a CDS encoding glutathione peroxidase, with product MSVFDIEIDALSGGPADLARYRGRALLVVNVASRCGLTPQYALLQALAEEYADRGLTVLGVPCNQFGGQEPGTADEISDFCQVNYGVTFPLTEKVDVNGPDRHPLYTALVSTPDADGHTGDIRWNFEKFLVAPDGTVAARFAPTVAPDDPQLRAAVEKVLPA
- a CDS encoding glycoside hydrolase family 44 protein — its product is MRPTTALLPVTLVVALGGLALPAPALAAGPGPALTVDATTGRHQISPYIYGMNFADEALARDLRLPVDRYGGNATTRYNFRADTSNRAGDWYFENIPNDNPDPASLPKGSETDRFVAENKATGTATIMTVPMIGWVAKDRAKACAFSVAKYGAQQSTDPWSPDCGNGKKPDGSLVTGNDPKDTSVAVGPEYVTDWMTHLKGQFGSAANGGVQFYNLDNEPDLWHSTHRDVRPTGLGYDELRDRTYQYAAAIKAADPQAKTLGPVGWGLNSIFYSGLDQDTCSRTGCWSNPPDKAAHGGQDLGPWYLDQMRAYEQQHGTRILDYFDIHLYPQQSGVFGDAAGDATTQALRLRSTRQLWDPTYVDESWINKPVRFIPRMRELVDQHYPGTKIAMTEYNWGAYGSMNGALAEADVLGIFGREGLDLANLWTAPKSDQPVANAFRIYRNYDGAGGAFGETSVRATSADQEKLAVYAAERASDKALTLVVVNKSGDDLTSPVALTGASAGTAQVYRYSAANLAGVVRQADQPVTATGFTATFPANSITHLVLPRGTTPGDTQAPTAPGKPTVGTVTSDSVALSWAPATDNVGVTGYDVHRVDASGPVKVGSATGTAYTVTGLTADTSYTFVVTARDAAGNVSAASPGVVVRTAPATTPTGGCAVSYAANSWPGGFTATVTIKNTGSTAIDGWKLGFDFPTAGQQVGQGWSATWKQSGVGVTAENLSYNGRLAPGATTSIGFNGTWTGSNPAPTAFTLNGQRCG
- a CDS encoding SGNH/GDSL hydrolase family protein; this translates as MRRSRLATLGLSLATSLGAMLAFAVPAQAAATDRYVALGDSYASGVGADSYTTESGSCQRSTNAYPALYNANIKPASYRSVACSGATTSDVINNQLSALSSTTTLVSVTIGGNDVGFASIMTTCVLQGETACVAAVQTAENNARSFLATRLANVYNGIRSRSPSARVVVVGYPVFYQLGTLCAGLSATSRAKINEGINLVDDITRTAAGSAGFTFADVRSIFVGHQLCSYGTKWLHALNYLNIGISYHPTAAGQSGGYYPVFRNAAG
- a CDS encoding threonine/serine dehydratase, which codes for MRLVTGDDITTAERRLDGRVVRTPLLAAPLLGEELGLRVAVKAENLQHTGSFKTRGATNALLARAERAGLPAGLVAFSAGNHAIAVAFVGRSFGLPTVVCMPPGAVPGKVAEVRRLGAEAVFTDDLLATAQAVAGERGYHLLPPFDDPDVIAGQATIGRELLADGPAPAVVLVPVGGGGLISGIAAAVKETSPGTRIIGVEPDGANAVSYALRTGTATPPVRPASVADGLAAPFAGRHTLAHIRALVDDVVEVPEDSILPAWSDLIRATKLLVEPAAAVTLAALRAGLVEVSPGDRVVLVLSGGNVDPARLATLR
- a CDS encoding DUF2203 domain-containing protein, which produces MFTLAQARHLVATLRPRVDELIRLRADLAELRVDLADHGVSVLGGLAEVKALEARLHAVVDELHRHGIQVKGIAPVLLDFPGERDGRPVLWCWLEGDSDVRWYHRPECGFAGRRPV
- the proC gene encoding pyrroline-5-carboxylate reductase yields the protein MAPGVHTVAVIGAGKIGELMLSGLLRSGWPVERLLATARRPSRAEELTARYGVRVVDNLTAVAEAAVLAVSVKPQDAGALLDEIGPKVPPDKLVISLCAGLPTSFFNRRLPEGTPVVRVMTNTPSLVDEAMSAISAGAYATGEHLALAEEMFTPLGATIRVPESQQDAVTALSGSGPAYFYLLVEAMIDAGILLGLPRQVAHELIVQTAIGSAVMLRDSGEHPVKLREAVTSPAGTTISAIRELENHGVRAAMLAALEAARDRAREIAAQAD